Proteins found in one Aethina tumida isolate Nest 87 chromosome 1, icAetTumi1.1, whole genome shotgun sequence genomic segment:
- the LOC109600700 gene encoding bromodomain adjacent to zinc finger domain protein 2B isoform X7 codes for MDKENGKSNESSSGSTKASNTQDPSSLLDAASLFAYWPRGDAANAANAANLFAAAGGGFGLPPHPSLPFGMLPPSGGGGRGGSMSSLSASSSAAAAAYNNAYTNTLSVAASQAASLGIPAASAAWWSMASHLAAQDYLARLQASGMNFPSLGNPSDLQYSSLGLPSLSSHHKSSKNSKSSSLSRSQGHSKDKLASMSKVDSRIEQSLKATSVQNSKSGGSGSQKYSNSGLSIQPSMKLPSSNASGDRKQSSKNSDLSYMKHLDKPKSSSASSGVKVSSQPAPSIFTSPLTLASNSDKNSPNSNSTQNSVNSSSIASLPSSILSDPNSILGGVRLPPDTEIIKYTSSIVGPKIPGTTNRGRKKTISLDPPVDQDGLTPPSTPSGDRVEVIKLPATNGSPSSMFNSSGGSDATGGDYPLNLSLKPSTAVSTASGSSSLNSLSNMSANIGVDRISRRKPGPKPRRVVPSGSQLPPAAPSASLAQLFAQADSPRPPSRNEGSDGGSSTSSTCAGGSASTMTSMSANHKEGRPRNLGRGVSKPKKNTVASLLAQSRALGIKPGPMLDPNASMNQQMNVLKSNILAAQQYISEAGGDEKALNKFLQEKFRGTLSDSSTVDASTDSDNLTDSNHTDSEMESEVAAKKQKQYDERLLRVPLELGWKRETVIRGLTKNGGIKGDVTYVAPDSSNKFKQMSDITQYLEYQKNGELSRDNFTFSCRVILGDYLQPVPPEMATDGSEFIHLSEEDVNRRLEELKMAMRTSLPVEQRIEMARKQQAARAAARLDREQARLAKEIERTERQEAARRDREARSQQMLEAKRKRQEELEKHRLEEQQRKQQERELKRQQAAILKEQERERRRQHMALVKALENRRKLEERERKKQQLLAEKQANKEKKKEQRKIELEILNEIRKPCEDLELDQKPLPEFDRIPNMKMPGKAFADILMVFEFLHNFGETLGFDMESLPTLDSLQQALLPHDNSLDAEEELFSVMTHLLVCAIEDPGIPNPARHTTILGQSLRQADITHQNLSEILRIYLYANATGEVKALTGVHFERDREKRIADHHQNDNEMQQTQVGKNSQYYELLHENPTYKMSDMLKDKPFMALSATDKAAILAFICNELLQNKAVIRQIEVSLETVVQQRKEKWLLDTKIRKLKMLHSRKVRSEAMEKAQKADGEEGVDSPSLHKDDLLDEDENDMSENESVGTQPEEVILEEDNKLSGEELGKKLEKFVKSSESQLHALNVATHQLRATCYGQDRYWRRYWSMPKAGGIFVEAIESADYAEFENQFKSDSDIAPVPIHSLSDVNNIVDSVEKINDTEVDQEVSNIVAANGDGLQSSDVKMTDDNENEHRKTPNRLNTLGNGELPDNGEKNLVQLQKSVDDIVQNLERNIDLEKQKESQDNNLNNHVEVKTDAMDNEPIGSKKFNLFERLGQCMERENKTEEDLKADVKAEVKEELKNEILNELKSEIKTELKTEVKQEVEEEKIDPEHKWFSIVHKDGSTCEGVQLTAGNKWENGVGACTRDNITELKIPVFPPPGSNSSATYNSCDSPAPLQMTPEESVQLELIKKHGMPASCTRMPVPKDKRYGWWRITEVDQLREVLDNLHMRGVRERELKRNFVNIMQTMYENQGRLHIEEGSKELSEFIAEQMDDVDYVEDAPRPDPPGSWNQSIAHRVDLFLLEQVEALEDKVASASMQVKGWKLPSRDLPEIAFGEVVKLVKERLSSLEQNIERRYLKPPLGVNTGDPNLAALAHEAASGSGGGSSGGGNCGSGSSLQSGSSASSSSGGGGGNAPASEDIPKGLMVWREAVNRSQTSAQLAMCLYSLEASIAWDKSIMKAVSLPNVVFNKQKARKYNSKLSNCQFCHSGDNEDKLLLCDSCDRGYHTYCFKPKMENIPDGDWYCHECMNKATGDRNCIVCGKKVSQSGTKLILCELCPRAYHTDCIQPTLNKVPRGKWYCNNCISKKPQKKTVKKNHKISRESESSEHPPSSPAPSHSSVTTNEDQSLTLNSGGAPPNDTPSASACSSNSAAACATPNVSGSPTSSTTGALQPQGASSASKKDQHRANKKLMKELAPCRAILEDLECHDDAWPFLLPVNTKQFPTYKKIIKIPMDLSTIKKRLQDMQYKSREEFCADVRQIFNNCETFNEDDSPVGKAGHCMRQFFEARWNELCINHS; via the exons gtGCAGCCTGGTGGTCCATGGCATCTCATCTGGCCGCACAAGATTACCTCGCTCGTTTGCAAGCCTCTGGCATGAACTTTCCCTCACTAGGTAATCCAAGTGATTTACAATACTCATCTCTGGGCCTCCCATCATTGTCCTCCCATCACAAATCATCGAAAAATTCGAAGAGTTCTTCACTGTCCAGATCGCAGGGACACTCAAAGGACAAACTGGCATCTATGTCAAAGGTGGATAGCAGGATCGAACAATCACTGAAAGCCACTTCAGTGCAAAACAGTAAATCTGGAGGCTCTGGAAGTCAAAAATACTCAAACTCTGGGTTGTCCATACAACCCAGCATGAAGTTACCTAGCAGCAATGCCAGTGGTGATAGGAAACAGTCATCGAAAAACAGTGATCTGAGTTATATGAAGCATTTAGACAAGCCGAAAAGTTCTAGTGCCTCATCTGGAGTTAAAGTTTCTTCTCAGCCTGCACCCAGCATATTTACAAGTCCATTAACTTTGGCCAGTAATTCAGACAAGAATAGTCCTAATTCAAATAGTACTCAAAATTCTGTGAATAGTAGTAGTATTGCCAGTTTACCTTCTAGTATATTAAG TGATCCAAATTCCATATTGGGTGGCGTTAGATTACCGCCCGACACGGAAATAATCAAATACACATCATCCATTGTGGGTCCTAAGATTCCAGGTACAACGAACCGTGGCAGAAAGAAGACGATTTCTTTGGATCCTCCAGTG GATCAAGATGGGCTCACACCGCCTTCGACACCGTCAGGTGACCGTGTGGAAGTTATCAAATTGCCGGCCACAAATGGCAGTCCATCCTCAATGTTCAACAGTTCGGGGGGATCGGACGCTACGGGCGGCGACTATCCACTTAATCTGTCATTGAAGCCGAGTACGGCCGTCTCCACCGCCAGCGGCAGTTCCTCTTTGAACTCGCTTAGCAATATGTCAGCCAATATCGGTGTCGATCGTATAT cTCGACGAAAACCTGGTCCCAAGCCACGCCGCGTCGTACCATCGGGCAGTCAGTTACCCCCGGCCGCTCCTAGCGCCTCTTTGGCCCAACTATTTGCCCAGGCCGACTCCCCTCGTCCGCCCAGTCGTAACGAAGGCTCGGACGGCGGCAGCTCCACATCCTCCACCTGTGCCGGCGGCAGTGCCTCAACCATGACGTCAATGTCCGCCAATCACAAAGAAGGTAGACCTAGAAATTTGGGCAGAGGCGTGAGCAAACCGAAGAAAAACACCGTGGCATCGTTGCTGGCTCAGAGCAGGGCGTTGGGTATTAAGCCGGGTCCGATGTTGGATCCTAACGCGTCCATGAACCAGCAGATGAACGTTCTGAAATCGAACATACTGGCTGCGCAGCAATACATTTCCGAAGCCGGTGGCGACGAGAAAGCCTTAAATAAATTCCTTCAGGAAAAGTTCAGAGGCACTTTAAGTGATTCTAGCACCGTAGACGCTTCCACCGACTCCGATAACTTGACCGATTCCAATCATACTGATTCCGAAATGGAATCCGAAGTGGCTGCCAAAAAGCAAAAACAGTACGATGAAAGGTTACTGCGAGTGCCGCTAGAGTTAG GTTGGAAACGAGAAACCGTCATCAGAGGTTTGACGAAGAACGGCGGAATTAAAGGCGACGTGACTTATGTAGCCCCTGATTCTTCCAACAAGTTCAAACAGATGTCTGACATCACCCAGTACTTGGAGTACCAAAAGAACGGTGAATTGTCGCGTGACAATTTCACGTTTAGCTGTCGAGTAATTTTGGGTGATTATTTACAACCTGTACCGCCTGAAATGGCAACGGATGGAAGTGAATTTATCCATCTTTCTGAAGAAGATGTTAATAGAAG gtTGGAAGAACTAAAGATGGCTATGCGTACAAGTCTGCCAGTCGAACAACGAATTGAAATGGCTAGAAAACAACAAGCAGCCAGAGCTGCGGCGAGGTTGGACCGGGAACAAGCCCGTTTGGCTAAGGAAATTGAAAGAACTGAACGACAAGAGGCCGCACGCAGAGACAGGGAAGCAAGATCCCAACAAATGCTCGAG GCCAAAAGAAAGCGCCAGGAAGAGCTCGAAAAACACAGACTTGAAGAACAGCAAAGAAAACAACAg gAGAGAGAACTCAAAAGACAACAGGCAGCCATACTAAAAGAACAA GAAAGAGAACGCCGCCGCCAACATATGGCCCTAGTGAAGGCACTTGAAAACAGAAGAAAATTGGAAGAAAGGGAACGCAAAAAGCAACAGCTTTTGGCCGAGAAGCAGGCCaacaaagaaaagaaaaaggaacaaagaaaaattgaattggaAATTCTTAACGAAATTCGTAAACCATGCGAGGACTTGGAACTGGATCAAAAACCTTTGCCAGAATTCGATAGAATTCCGAATATGAAAATGCCAGGCAAAGCGTTCGCCGACATCCTTATGGTGTTCGAATTTTTGCATAACTTTGGCGAGACTTTAGGATTTGATATGGAATCTTTGCCAACTCTCGATTCGTTGCAACAAGCCTTATTGCCACATGACAACTCGTTGGATGCAGAAGAAGAACTCTTCTCAGTAATGACCCATCTGTTGGTTTGTGCTATCGAAGATCCTGGTATTCCTAATCCCGCAAGGCACACCACGATCTTGGGCCAAAGCTTACGACAGGCTGACATAACGCATCAAAATTTGTCGGAAATTCTCAGAATTTACCTGTACGCTAACGCAACCGGTGAAGTGAAGGCCCTTACAGGTGTCCATTTTGAGAGAGATCGCGAAAAAAGAATAGCTGACCATCATCAAAACGACAACGAAATGCAGCAGACTCAAGTGGGAAAGAATTCTCAATATTATGAACTGTTGCACGAGAATCCAACATATAAAATGTCAGATATGCTCAAAGACAAACCATTCATGGCATTGTCGGCCACTGACAAAGCTGCCATATTAGCTTTTATTTGTAACGAGTTGCTTCAGAATAAAGCAGTTATTAGACAAATTGAAGTGTCTCTTGAAACTGTAGTACAACAAAGAAAAGAGAAGTGGCTTCTGGACACTAAAATTAGAAA GTTGAAGATGTTGCACAGTCGTAAGGTCAGGTCGGAAGCTATGGAAAAAGCACAAAAGGCAGATGGAGAAGAGGGCGTAGATTCTCCTTCATTGCATAAAGATGATCTCCTAGATGAAGATGAGAACGACATGAGCGAAAATGAAAGTGTTGGTACACAGCCTGAAGAGGTAATCTTG gaGGAGGATAACAAATTGTCTGGTGAGGAGCTTGGAAAGAAGCTGGAGAAGTTCGTCAAGAGTTCTGAATCCCAGTTGCACGCACTAAATGTCGCAACACATCAGTTACGGGCCACATGTTATGGTCAAGATCGCTATTGGCGCCGGTACTGGTCAATGCCCAAAGCGGGTGGGATATTTGTAGAAGCGATTGAGTCTGCCGACTATGCCGAATtcgaaaatcaatttaaatctgACAGTGATATTGCTCCAGTTCCAATTCATAGCTTGAGTGATGTTAATAATATCGTTGACAGTGTTGAAAAAATCAATGACACTGAAGTAGATCAAGAGGTAAGTAACATCGTGGCAGCCAATGGCGACGGACTTCAATCGTCCGATGTTAAAATGACCGATGACAACGAGAACGAGCACAGAAAAACACCTAACCGATTAAACACTCTTGGAAATGGTGAGTTGCCGGACAATGGCGAAAAGAATTTGGTACAACTGCAGAAAAGCGTGGATGACATTGTACAAAACCTCGAACGTAATATCGATCTGGAAAAACAGAAGGAATCTCAAgacaataatttgaataaccaTGTCGAGGTGAAAACCGACGCCATGGACAACGAACCGATTGGAAGTAAGAAGTTTAATCTCTTCGAACGATTGGGTCAGTGTATGGAGCGTGAGAACAAAACCGAAGAAGATCTGAAAGCCGACGTCAAAGCCGAAGTCAAAGAGGAGctgaaaaatgaaattcttaACGAACTCAAATcagaaattaaaactgaattaaaaacAGAAGTTAAGCAGGAAGTTGAGGAGGAAAAGATTGATCCTGAACATAAGTGGTTCAGTATTGTGCACAAAGACGGATCCACTTGTGAAGGTGTTCAATTAACTGCCGGAAACAAATGGGAAAACGGTGTTGGAGCATGCACTAGAGACAACATAACGGAATTAAAGATACCCGTCTTCCCGCCACCTGGCTCTAACTCGTCAGCAACCTACAACTCGTGTGATAGTCCAGCACCTTTACAG ATGACCCCTGAGGAAAGCGTTCAACTTGAGCTCATAAAGAAGCATGGTATGCCAGCATCATGTACACGGATGCCCGTCCCGAAGGACAAGAGATATGGCTGGTGGCGCATCACCGAAGTCGATCAGCTCAGGGAAGTGTTGGACAACTTGCATATGAGAGGCGTTCGTGAACGTGAACTTAAGCGAAACTTCGTCAACATCATGCAAACTATGTATGAAAATCAAGGACGTTTGCATATTGAAGAAGGCTCCAAAGAACTGAGCGAGTTCATTGCAGAACAAATGGACGATGTCGACTATGTTGAAGATGCTCCACGTCCGGATCCTCCAGGTTCTTGGAACCAATCGATTGCTCATCGTGTGGATCTCTTCCTTTTGGAACAG GTTGAAGCACTTGAGGATAAAGTCGCTAGTGCCAGCATGCAAGTAAAAGGGTGGAAATTGCCTAGTAGAGATCTTCCCGAGATTGCATTCGGTGAGGTAGTTAAACTTGTAAAGGAGAGACTGAGCTCTCTAGAACAGAACATTGAAAGGCGTTATTTAAAACCTCCATTGGGAGTaaa CACTGGCGACCCGAACCTTGCCGCCCTAGCGCACGAAGCCGCCTCCGGAAGTGGTGGCGGTTCGTCAGGGGGTGGAAACTGTGGTTCCGGGAGCTCTCTTCAGTCCGGCTCTTCGGCTTCGAGCTCCTCTGGCGGCGGTGGCGGCAACGCGCCTGCCTCAGAAGACATTCCCAAGGGACTGATGGTGTGGCGCGAGGCTGTTAATCGCTCTCAGACATCGGCACAGTTGGCCATGTGCTTGTATTCTCTCGAGGCATCGATAGCTTGGGATAAGAGCATCATGAAAGCTGTGAGCCTCCCCAATGTTGTCTTTAATAAACAGAAAGCCCGCAAATATAACAGCAAGCTGAGT AACTGCCAATTTTGTCATAGTGGTGATAATGAAGATAAACTTCTTCTTTGTGATAGTTGCGATAGAGGATATCATACGTACTGTTTCAAACCAAAAATGGAAAACATTCCTGATGGAGACTG GTATTGTCACGAGTGCATGAACAAAGCAACTGGCGATAGAAATTGTATAGTCTGCGGAAAGAAAGTGTCCCAGTCAGGCACAAAATTGATCTTGTGTGAACTATGCCCGCGGGCCTACCACACTGACTGCATTCAGCCAACACTCAACAAAGTTCCCCGTGGCAAATGGTACTGCAACAACTGCATATCGAAAAAACCACAGAAGAAAACAGTGaagaaaaatcataaaatcagCAGGGAGAGTGAGTCCTCGGAACACCCTCCATCTAG TCCGGCTCCTTCTCACAGCTCGGTCACAACGAATGAGGACCAGTCACTGACCTTAAATAGCGGAGGGGCACCACCAAACGACACACCATCGGCTTCCGCATGCTCATCAAATAGTGCCGCTGCTTGTGCGACTCCCAATGTCAGTGGTTCACCTACTTCTTCCACAACTGGTGCACTACAACCTCAAGGCGCAAGCTCTGCATCAAAGAAGGATCAGCATCGCGCAAACAAGAAGCTAATGAAGGAACTAGCACCTTGCCGCGCAATTTTGGAAGACTTGGAGTGCCATGACGACGCATGGCCGTTCCTCCTGCCCGTAAACACCAAACAGTTTCCCAcctataagaaaattattaagatcCCAATGGATCTGTCCACCATCAAGAAACGTCTCCAAGATATGCA atacAAATCCAGAGAAGAGTTTTGCGCAGATGTGaggcaaatatttaataattgcgaAACTTTCAACGAAGACGACAGTCCAGTTGGAAAGGCTGGCCACTGCATGAGGCAATTCTTTGAGGCACGCTGGAATGAACTATGCATTAATCATAGTTGA